The following are from one region of the Denitrobacterium detoxificans genome:
- a CDS encoding carboxypeptidase-like regulatory domain-containing protein, which yields MDNASIVQGENESQLARGVALSRRRFIELSVGTIVMLPAAPGGFLSPFEAEQAYAAENVANTTKIIIAKSYEAGFIVADMTDGKKVPVAGANVTITSQFNKKKLSGTTDSSGRLIVDIRELAKKETVDGVAHYSFYAQVDVEAQGYRKFRTHRVSVEGARGVLLPTRKLSGEMIYPVAISFDGWDVLYTKNEFAVTDANDDKHTLRIDLATGLYGPITLRLVHNETKKVVAQASGVEAKHTEASAELTNFFLLATHESTFPSKGTYHLEMIQGSGTYTIPTGLSTCSAPTGATKASSTKMYLSPFNTGTMKPQIEIPKSIPVIGGDKIQVWTPDLDVDVMFNPFGYFKIAYKSEEIGYKSKNGEPDPNAWKSHPRKTFAEQWKKNNEAREKMMKSVGDAKRREGVFKKAGFTSNLSATAMFAGMLAGRWGEDSGLWRGLLGVQGTLAFDFSYAQQFMAGPIPIVVEFGFNAGITLALTVAVSTPEIFTPSKYRMDYVNTGISLTIPISLSLSLGLGIKGTLTLSIQGVAAFTLFVNCGPLPSNATKEMTNPHVVLGLKIQANVVAQALIFTVTHTLWEWNKPAFHDNWKPKLTGQSDLEAQDDGNESWDTIFGNVDDMAIITEESLGEGSEFEIAWETKEVDGALTEDQVAGYCDDESIESWLYWGDCLSDEADEDTYWLDIDDDDEEGDNTSGFVFNADGSVSGWGTWDDIDDDSLDGQSLSTQSDDDGALASTPKLERHVVQCVTDDGIPYQMTAFTVSGAKTHGTTGLSAQSEDEPKLSAQTTVRHFRHCSVKSKPNKIAGDGTAVKRPRAAAPMRIASDTGLVPQCDTKIIQSVFSDPRTKVVKLHESSYLFRIAAVDIKGSNGATLKRTRIVAQKIVGTGETVEPMRVLDFKHTYEQNPSLDRLNGRDDLFDYDFDIRVRTEGDYITELDLFIISGKRANGNSTTIGQAASDQVFTHAVCQFTLTNQKLEIKYGFSVKTSDPAFAATGNSAHTYHNFSCPHIIETAKGEYVATYLDRAAASPDKVLSNDAASVGLGVCFTTRYGNMKAANVSSLIAAADPITDASIYEMITLERIKVEKGSNKSETSWIPIMLRGQSKTYHYLLKTEATSVYDKLDRPAAQVRSLMKLNVADANGNVPTRLVSWPGRSAVLASLGGKLVKGTLVNPDSSPSLSFEEVGPSNFSTSAFGTDKTGHFIYWPACEEGSPGFSYENTADDPEKAESLPEVTHHRIMACKLRNGKFSDPFVFAEVAHDMDTLEVIGSQQNEAMAFVSCDLTEATKGKADIWYTSLPNVRCANITGVEALSEIAYPGEPMTLNLTVRNDGNTFLAGFTAKVRERSNAQTVAEVKVVFKDAIVESGFNPADEKGKLQNVEDDFSLPPGKSAVYQIKVDVPSSWTGEKSMSVVAENTILAGSSTMGTQSLSAQADDEDYSFDDSDAIEYLVGTSEDDYSDDGIPFDVIEVQYEDDLDDYEEGYDDEFGDAAVTGSGSESESGNGSSSDSTTGSSTYRSSTAKTADPLGIASGVLAAAAAAGAAMTAYSARRLANERAERNDEDDEEQ from the coding sequence ATGGATAACGCGAGCATCGTGCAGGGGGAAAACGAATCGCAGCTGGCGCGCGGAGTCGCGCTTTCGCGCCGCAGGTTCATCGAGCTTTCGGTGGGCACCATCGTCATGTTGCCCGCAGCGCCTGGGGGCTTCCTCTCGCCATTCGAAGCCGAGCAGGCATACGCCGCCGAAAACGTCGCGAACACCACCAAGATCATCATCGCGAAAAGCTACGAGGCTGGGTTCATCGTGGCGGACATGACCGACGGCAAGAAAGTCCCCGTCGCCGGCGCCAACGTGACTATCACGTCGCAATTCAACAAGAAGAAGCTTTCAGGAACGACTGATAGCTCGGGACGCCTGATCGTGGACATTCGCGAACTGGCGAAAAAGGAAACCGTTGACGGCGTGGCCCATTATTCCTTCTACGCCCAAGTGGACGTAGAAGCCCAGGGATACCGCAAGTTCCGCACGCACCGCGTCTCGGTGGAAGGCGCGCGAGGGGTCCTTCTACCCACGCGCAAGCTATCAGGCGAGATGATCTACCCCGTGGCAATCTCATTCGACGGATGGGACGTGCTCTACACGAAGAACGAGTTTGCCGTCACCGACGCGAACGACGACAAGCACACCCTACGCATCGACCTAGCAACGGGGCTCTACGGCCCCATTACGCTTCGCCTCGTGCACAACGAGACCAAGAAGGTCGTAGCCCAAGCATCGGGAGTCGAAGCCAAGCACACGGAGGCAAGCGCCGAACTCACCAACTTCTTCCTCCTGGCAACCCACGAGAGCACATTCCCCAGCAAGGGAACGTACCACCTGGAAATGATTCAGGGATCGGGCACGTACACGATACCCACCGGCCTCTCCACATGCTCCGCGCCCACGGGCGCCACGAAGGCATCCAGCACGAAGATGTACCTCTCGCCTTTCAACACGGGCACCATGAAACCCCAGATCGAGATCCCGAAGAGCATCCCCGTCATCGGCGGCGACAAGATTCAGGTGTGGACTCCCGACCTGGACGTGGATGTGATGTTCAACCCCTTCGGCTACTTCAAGATTGCCTACAAATCCGAAGAGATTGGGTACAAGTCCAAGAACGGCGAGCCCGACCCCAACGCATGGAAGAGCCACCCGCGCAAGACGTTCGCCGAACAATGGAAGAAGAACAACGAAGCGCGCGAGAAGATGATGAAGAGCGTAGGCGACGCGAAACGCCGAGAAGGCGTCTTCAAGAAGGCGGGCTTTACGAGCAACCTGTCTGCCACCGCCATGTTCGCCGGCATGCTTGCGGGGCGCTGGGGCGAAGACAGCGGACTGTGGCGCGGATTGCTCGGCGTGCAGGGAACGCTCGCGTTCGACTTCTCCTACGCGCAGCAGTTCATGGCCGGACCCATCCCCATCGTCGTCGAATTTGGCTTCAACGCAGGCATTACGCTGGCGCTCACGGTAGCCGTATCGACGCCCGAAATCTTCACGCCCTCGAAGTACCGCATGGATTACGTCAACACGGGCATCAGCCTCACGATACCCATCAGCCTCTCGCTCTCGCTGGGCCTGGGCATCAAGGGCACGCTGACGCTCTCCATCCAGGGCGTTGCCGCATTCACCCTGTTCGTGAACTGCGGCCCCCTTCCCAGCAACGCCACCAAGGAAATGACCAACCCCCATGTCGTGCTGGGACTGAAAATCCAGGCGAACGTCGTGGCCCAAGCGCTCATCTTCACCGTCACGCACACTCTATGGGAGTGGAACAAGCCGGCATTCCACGATAACTGGAAACCCAAGCTCACAGGTCAGTCCGACCTTGAAGCGCAAGACGATGGCAACGAATCGTGGGATACCATCTTCGGCAACGTCGACGACATGGCGATCATCACGGAGGAAAGCCTGGGAGAAGGGTCGGAATTCGAAATCGCATGGGAGACCAAGGAAGTTGATGGGGCTCTCACGGAAGACCAGGTTGCTGGATACTGTGACGATGAAAGCATCGAAAGCTGGCTCTACTGGGGCGATTGCCTGAGCGACGAAGCCGACGAGGACACCTACTGGCTCGACATCGACGACGATGACGAAGAGGGCGACAACACGTCGGGGTTCGTCTTCAACGCCGATGGTTCGGTTTCGGGCTGGGGAACCTGGGACGACATCGACGACGATTCGCTCGACGGCCAATCGCTTTCCACGCAGTCGGACGACGATGGCGCCTTGGCCAGCACCCCGAAGCTCGAACGACACGTCGTGCAATGCGTTACCGACGACGGCATTCCCTATCAGATGACGGCCTTCACGGTCTCCGGGGCGAAGACGCACGGCACGACGGGCCTGTCCGCGCAATCGGAAGACGAGCCCAAGCTTTCGGCGCAAACGACCGTCAGGCACTTCCGCCATTGCTCGGTGAAGAGCAAGCCCAACAAAATCGCCGGCGACGGAACGGCAGTAAAGCGCCCTCGAGCAGCGGCACCCATGCGCATCGCAAGCGATACCGGCCTCGTACCCCAATGCGATACGAAAATCATCCAAAGCGTATTCAGCGACCCCCGAACAAAGGTCGTGAAACTCCACGAGAGCAGCTATCTGTTCCGCATCGCCGCGGTCGATATCAAGGGCTCGAATGGCGCCACCCTGAAGCGCACACGCATCGTCGCGCAGAAGATCGTCGGCACGGGAGAGACGGTCGAACCCATGCGCGTGCTGGACTTCAAGCACACATACGAGCAGAACCCCAGCCTGGACCGCCTGAACGGGCGAGACGACCTCTTCGATTACGACTTCGACATCCGCGTGCGCACCGAAGGCGACTACATCACCGAACTCGATCTGTTCATCATTTCGGGCAAGCGTGCGAACGGCAACAGCACGACCATTGGCCAGGCCGCAAGTGACCAGGTATTCACGCATGCAGTATGCCAGTTCACGCTTACGAATCAGAAGCTCGAAATCAAATACGGCTTCTCGGTAAAGACCTCCGACCCGGCATTCGCCGCCACGGGCAACTCCGCGCATACGTACCACAACTTCTCGTGCCCGCACATCATCGAGACGGCAAAGGGCGAGTACGTTGCGACCTACCTTGACCGCGCGGCCGCAAGCCCCGACAAGGTACTCTCCAACGACGCCGCAAGCGTGGGCCTGGGCGTTTGCTTCACCACGCGCTACGGCAACATGAAGGCCGCCAACGTAAGCAGCCTCATAGCAGCAGCCGACCCCATCACCGATGCGTCAATCTACGAGATGATCACGCTCGAGCGCATCAAGGTGGAAAAGGGCAGCAACAAGAGCGAGACAAGCTGGATTCCCATCATGCTGCGCGGCCAGAGCAAGACGTACCACTACCTGCTGAAAACCGAGGCAACGTCCGTCTACGACAAGCTAGACAGGCCCGCCGCGCAGGTGAGAAGCCTCATGAAGCTCAACGTGGCCGACGCCAACGGCAACGTGCCAACGCGCCTGGTCTCGTGGCCGGGGCGCAGCGCCGTGCTCGCGTCGCTGGGCGGAAAGCTCGTGAAGGGCACGCTCGTGAACCCCGACAGCTCGCCTTCGCTCTCGTTCGAGGAAGTAGGGCCAAGCAACTTCTCAACGTCGGCATTCGGCACCGACAAAACCGGCCATTTCATCTACTGGCCGGCGTGCGAAGAAGGCTCACCTGGCTTCTCCTACGAAAACACCGCGGACGACCCCGAAAAGGCGGAAAGCCTACCCGAAGTCACGCATCACCGCATCATGGCATGCAAGCTGCGCAATGGTAAGTTCTCCGACCCGTTCGTGTTTGCCGAAGTCGCTCACGACATGGACACGCTCGAGGTGATCGGCTCGCAGCAGAACGAAGCCATGGCATTCGTCAGCTGCGACCTGACCGAGGCTACGAAGGGCAAGGCCGATATCTGGTACACATCGCTACCCAACGTGCGATGCGCGAACATCACGGGCGTCGAGGCCCTTTCGGAAATTGCATACCCCGGCGAACCCATGACGCTCAACCTCACGGTACGCAACGATGGCAATACCTTCCTGGCAGGCTTTACGGCCAAGGTGCGCGAGAGGAGCAACGCTCAAACCGTGGCAGAAGTAAAGGTCGTGTTCAAGGACGCAATCGTCGAGTCGGGCTTCAACCCGGCGGACGAAAAGGGCAAGCTGCAGAACGTCGAGGACGATTTTTCGCTTCCCCCGGGAAAGTCCGCCGTATACCAAATCAAGGTGGACGTCCCCTCTTCGTGGACGGGCGAAAAGAGCATGAGCGTCGTAGCCGAAAACACCATTCTGGCAGGCTCGAGCACGATGGGCACCCAATCGCTCAGCGCGCAGGCGGACGACGAAGATTACAGCTTCGACGACAGCGATGCCATTGAGTACTTGGTTGGCACCAGCGAAGACGACTACAGCGATGACGGCATCCCGTTCGACGTCATCGAGGTCCAGTACGAAGACGATCTTGACGACTACGAAGAAGGGTACGATGACGAGTTCGGCGACGCAGCCGTGACGGGCTCCGGCAGCGAGAGCGAGAGCGGGAACGGCAGCAGCAGCGATTCAACGACGGGGTCGTCCACGTACCGGAGCTCGACCGCAAAGACGGCCGATCCGCTCGGCATCGCAAGCGGCGTGCTTGCGGCTGCCGCAGCAGCTGGAGCGGCCATGACGGCATATTCGGCACGACGCCTCGCCAACGAGCGCGCCGAAAGGAACGACGAAGACGACGAAGAGCAATAG
- a CDS encoding MFS transporter, with protein sequence MARNASKRFTPGRGALVTLVLVAMLNVMGGAAVAPALPAISEAYPEASEAIVSLVITLPSLAVALSGLFVGVIADRVGKARTLVISLAVFTAAGLWGLAAPTLEALLVGRFVLGIAIAGIATTSAALASEHYDESTRAKVFSWQSAASGASVLVLETSGGFLSLLGWRAPFLVYVVGFALLALAAAFIREARRDMHGHDHPSDSHPSSEGEGHDAPSAHATTRAAKTTTFVLAACLAGAFLSQTLSYLVPSKMPYLVTAFGQSSLVSGLFLGCFGIANIVGPLASARLQQRVRHSLIAAGCFVSLALGCTLMAIAAGVWMVLAGAVFIGLGVGCVTPLLMALIAARSTPENSGKHMGALATACNLGQFACTLLSGSVMALAGTHQAVFAVAAGIGIASAAASLALRRKIDGC encoded by the coding sequence CTATGCTCAACGTGATGGGCGGTGCTGCGGTGGCACCGGCGCTTCCCGCCATAAGCGAAGCCTACCCCGAAGCCTCAGAGGCGATCGTTTCCCTCGTAATTACGCTACCCTCGCTGGCGGTGGCGCTTTCGGGCCTGTTCGTGGGCGTGATAGCCGACCGCGTGGGCAAGGCGCGCACGCTTGTTATCTCGCTCGCGGTGTTCACGGCAGCGGGCCTCTGGGGGCTTGCCGCTCCCACGCTCGAGGCACTGCTCGTAGGTCGCTTCGTGCTTGGCATTGCCATCGCGGGCATTGCGACCACCTCAGCTGCGCTCGCGTCCGAACACTACGACGAGTCGACGCGCGCAAAGGTCTTCAGCTGGCAAAGCGCCGCTTCGGGGGCCAGCGTGCTCGTGCTCGAAACGAGCGGCGGATTCCTCTCGTTGCTCGGGTGGCGCGCTCCCTTTTTGGTCTACGTCGTAGGCTTCGCCCTTCTAGCCCTTGCGGCAGCATTCATACGCGAAGCACGCCGCGACATGCACGGGCACGATCATCCCAGCGACTCCCACCCCAGCAGTGAAGGCGAAGGTCATGACGCGCCTTCCGCGCATGCGACCACGCGCGCCGCGAAGACCACCACATTCGTGCTGGCCGCCTGCTTGGCAGGCGCATTTCTCTCGCAGACCCTTTCCTACCTCGTCCCTTCGAAAATGCCGTATCTCGTCACGGCATTCGGGCAAAGCTCGCTCGTTTCCGGCCTATTCCTTGGGTGCTTTGGCATCGCCAACATCGTGGGACCGCTCGCAAGCGCACGGCTGCAGCAACGCGTTCGCCATTCGCTCATAGCCGCAGGATGCTTCGTCTCGCTGGCCCTGGGTTGCACGCTCATGGCAATCGCGGCAGGGGTATGGATGGTGCTCGCCGGCGCCGTGTTCATCGGCCTGGGCGTGGGATGCGTAACACCCCTGCTCATGGCGCTCATCGCGGCACGCTCGACGCCCGAAAACTCAGGCAAGCACATGGGCGCCCTAGCAACCGCATGCAACCTGGGGCAATTCGCCTGCACGCTGCTTTCCGGAAGCGTGATGGCCCTTGCGGGGACGCATCAAGCCGTGTTTGCCGTTGCAGCCGGCATTGGCATTGCCTCGGCTGCGGCCTCGTTGGCATTGCGACGGAAAATAGACGGATGCTAG